One Rhinolophus ferrumequinum isolate MPI-CBG mRhiFer1 chromosome X, mRhiFer1_v1.p, whole genome shotgun sequence genomic window, CTCGCAGCCCTCTCCTTCTGTGCAGACACTTCTCCAGTCTCTGaccaagaatttttttctttgtttgcttgccCCTTAAAAGAAGTTGTCCTTGGTTCCCTTCTGTGTTCTCTCTATGTGCTCTCCCTGCATGATCTCACTACATCCACGACCTCAAGAACTATCCTGATGACTCTCAAATGTGTAtctcccaccccagccagccTCTCCCACCCAGGTCCACCCCCTGCACTGTCACCATGAGAGACTGCTCCTCTCTCATCCCTGACTCCAgctacccccccccccgccccaaagcAGACACCCTCGCCACCCCCATCCATCCAACGAGTTATGTCCCATGACCACCTCCCACACAAAGTGACTGAAGAATGCACATGGGTTCCTTTAAacaatttattgacttttttcaaTGACTGCCCAAGGCACAAGACAGGCCAGGCTGCCCGGGCTGTGAGCAGGCCTGGTGCCCTAGGGCTGAGGCCTGGGGACCCAGGTCGGTCATGGTGGGCAGCTAATGCTGTGAAGGAGCCACCTGGGAGACGGTGGTGTTCTGGAAGAAACTGCTCAGCAGCGCGTTGTTATGGAGTGCCATGTCGATGAACTCCGGAGTGATACGCCGCTGACCGTTGTTCTGGGCCTCATTGCCCGCCAGCTCCAGGATCTTGGCCGTGAGGTACTCGATGACCGCCGCTAGGTAGACCGGTGCCGTCGACCCCAGGCGCTGGGCGTAGTGGCCTTCTCTCAGGAGGCGCTCCACATGGCTCACAGAGAATGACAGCTCAGCTCTGCTGGTGCTGGTGCGGGCGCGGTTCTGCCTCTGGCGACGAGAAGACCCTCCACGGCTCCTTGGCCCCGGCATTCTCGGCGTTGGGTGCGCTGTCTCCGACCGGCCTAGTTCTGCGGTGCAGTTCGGTGCGGTTCGGTACAGTTCAGCGAGATGCGGTAGGTGAGGTAAGGCGAGAAGCGGTGAGGTAAAGTGGGACGAG contains:
- the LOC117030243 gene encoding histone H2A-Bbd type 2/3-like → MPGPRSRGGSSRRQRQNRARTSTSRAELSFSVSHVERLLREGHYAQRLGSTAPVYLAAVIEYLTAKILELAGNEAQNNGQRRITPEFIDMALHNNALLSSFFQNTTVSQVAPSQH